The Wansuia hejianensis genomic interval CCATAAAGCTGTGCTGGATGCCGACTACAGGATAGCAGTGGGAAATATCGGCCCGCATAATGTGGTGGGCTGGAGCGGTGGAGCTAAAATTATCCAGCCGGGAGTGAGCGGCCGGATCACGACAGAGGCAACCCATTACGCAGGCAGCTACGAAGCGGTAGAAGAAGTATTTGGAAATATAGAATGTAAGGCCAGAAAAGAAATAGACGCAATCGGCGGTAAGGTCGGGCTGGATTATATTGCGAATACCGTGCTGGATACAGAAGGAAAAATTTTAGGTCTGTTCTGCGGCCATTATCTGAAAGCCCACCGGGCGGGAGTACGTTTTGCGGACCGGATGCTCCGTCCGGAGATACCCAGGATGGCCGATATTGTAATTGTGTCCGCGTATCCAAGCTGTATTGACTACTGGCAGGGTTTTAAGCCGGTAGGCTTTTCGTTGAAGGGGGTCCGGAAGGGCGGAATCGTGATCTATCTCTTTGATCCGCCGGAAGGCCTGTGCGGAAATTCCCCGGCTCACCGGCCCATGCTTGAGAAATACCTTCTGAGAGACGAGCAGACGGTTCGGAAAGCAGTGGCTGAAGGGGAGGTGCGTGATATAGTTGGAGTTACCAATCCACTGTGCCACTATCAGGTGCTACAAAAGGTTCAGGTTTTTTGCGTAACAAATTCGCTTACAGAGGAAGAATGCCGTCTGCTCCGTTTCGAAAAATTTGAGACGGTTGATACGGCGGTACAGACGGCTCTGGAAATTATGGGATCAGACGCTGCCATCGGAGTCATCCCCTGCGGCGGAGAAACACTGGTTCGGGTGAAAGAGGGAATGCAGTAGACATCTTGTTTGTTTTATGCGAAAATAAACATGGTAGGAGGTACGGACATGAAGATCGAAGTGAGAAATCCGGGTGAAAGCCATGCTGAATTCGCATACCGGGTATTGCGTTCCAATATCCTGACCCTGAATATGAAACCGGGAATGGTAATTAATGAAAAAGAAATTGCCGCACAGCTGAAAATCAGCCGCACACCGGTGCATGAGGCTGTTTTGAAACTAAAATATGAATTTTTAATTGATGTTAGAGCCAGGAAGGAATCAAAAGTATCTTATATTGACGTTGATTTGATTAACGAAGGTTTTTTTCTGCGGCGTACTTTGGAAACTGCTGTCCTGAAAGCAGCAATCCATCAGATCGGTCCGGATACCAGGAAAAAACTGCTGGACAACCTGAAGGAACAGAGGGAGATTATTGAGCAGAACCGGCTGGATGAATTTCTAGAGTGTGACGACAGGTTCCATCAGCTGATCTATCTCGCGGCCAATAAACCCCTCAGCTTTGAGGTGGTTCACCAGATGGGGTCCCATCTGACCCGGATGAGATATCTGATACGGATTCTGCGCAGCTATGAATTCATACCGGACAGTTACCGGGAACATGAGCAGATCGTCCACATGCTGACCTTTGGAATACCGGCGGAATTCGATGTGGCTTCATTTGTGGCCAATCATATCAAGGGATTCCAGAACTATCTGCCCAATATTGAAAAGGAATATAA includes:
- a CDS encoding GntR family transcriptional regulator; protein product: MKIEVRNPGESHAEFAYRVLRSNILTLNMKPGMVINEKEIAAQLKISRTPVHEAVLKLKYEFLIDVRARKESKVSYIDVDLINEGFFLRRTLETAVLKAAIHQIGPDTRKKLLDNLKEQREIIEQNRLDEFLECDDRFHQLIYLAANKPLSFEVVHQMGSHLTRMRYLIRILRSYEFIPDSYREHEQIVHMLTFGIPAEFDVASFVANHIKGFQNYLPNIEKEYKEYFRY
- a CDS encoding lactate racemase domain-containing protein, with the protein product MAEREFQLFTGARIQKFKIPEENLLYYAEHPAVEQDKTEEEIIRGGISNPIGGVSLDRIPRDAKVIIIVDDATRPTPAKRILPYLLEQVEKRSRNITFITAPGTHRPMTEEELDRKIGKEWMEKYRLINTDAQREEDYRYIGETEEMKTPLYIHKAVLDADYRIAVGNIGPHNVVGWSGGAKIIQPGVSGRITTEATHYAGSYEAVEEVFGNIECKARKEIDAIGGKVGLDYIANTVLDTEGKILGLFCGHYLKAHRAGVRFADRMLRPEIPRMADIVIVSAYPSCIDYWQGFKPVGFSLKGVRKGGIVIYLFDPPEGLCGNSPAHRPMLEKYLLRDEQTVRKAVAEGEVRDIVGVTNPLCHYQVLQKVQVFCVTNSLTEEECRLLRFEKFETVDTAVQTALEIMGSDAAIGVIPCGGETLVRVKEGMQ